The Alnus glutinosa chromosome 3, dhAlnGlut1.1, whole genome shotgun sequence nucleotide sequence tctacgttttcttgtcaaaaagttatataaaaaagaatCGATGAGAAGATTTATTGAGAATAACAAACAACCTACATAGgctcaaaatgaaaaaataataataataataataacaatctTACAATGCTTCTTTCATCTATTCCCTGCCTACACCTGCTTCCTTTCCCTCTCTATATACGGAGAAAGATAAAGTTAATTTGTAGTGCAACAAGTTGCTTTGTTCCTAATACCTGACAGATTGGAGACGTTAATGGTAGTGCCGTGAGGAAGGGCAGTGGAGGAAGCAGCTTCCTGGGCTGCTAGTGCCTTCCTGCTTATTATGTGGTAAATATCCAACAAAATGGCCTGGAATGCCTTGTCGATATTAATCGCCTCCAGTGCCGAAGTCTCAAGGAAAGAGAGACCTTCCTTCTCAGCCAAGATTTGAGCATCTTCTGCCGGGAGAGCTCTGAGATGATTCAGATCAGCCTTGTTCCCAGCCAACATGATGACGATGTTGGAGTCTGCATGGTCCCTCAGTTCACGGAGCCACCTCTTCACATTGTCGAAGGTTTGTCTCTTGGTTATGTCGTACACCAACAGTGCTCCAACGGCACCTCTGTAGTAAGCACTGGTGATGGCTCGGTATCTCTCTTGACCTGCTGTGTCCCATATTTGGGCCTTTACCGTCTTACCCTCTACCTGCAATTGGATCCACCGCATTAAGATGGGCATTATAAATTTGAGGTGATGGTCATTCTCTTATTTGAAAACGAGAAATAGAACGTAACCATTTTGCATATCCTGTTCAAATGAGAGACAaaatgatcgatagatcatagAAGTGTGTTATTTCTACCTCACTTACAACAAggtgatgtaaaaaaatcattagccAAAATATTAACCCCGATGTGAGTTTCAAAATCCAAACTAGAAGCAGAGACGTACACTTCCCAGTTTCATTCAAACTTACATATACGGCCACTATAGTAGTAAATATATATTAGGGTTGTACGGCGGGCGGGTTAAAAACTAGCGCTCACCTATGATATACACCCGCACATGGAGTTATGAGTGGATTTCTGACCCAATAACCTATGCGGATGGATATCCGTTCCATTAtccatacatatataaatagGTAGCGGATATGGGTAGACAGCGAGTGAATAATATCTGCTCGCTGCCTTACTATATAATAAAAGaatgatagaaatttcttaCGATCCATTTATAAAATTGAAACGTGTCCCTTGATATGTAATAATCACATATTGTTTTAATAGCCTGTACTTCTcgtatgcttttttaatagtattaataaaacaacatgtgcttctcacatgcttaaaggggacatattaattttatatgtgaattataggaaattttttacaaaccaatttgtaaaaaatttctgtccataaaAAGGTATTGatatatcaaaattaaataacattgTTTTGACATTTAATATCAAAACGATTTAATTTTGGCAAATGAAAAGATTTTTCTAGAAGCCCTTTCACCCTGCCCTTTTATCTCAATCtcatttagggtgcgtttgggattgcgatttcgtagacaataagtgcgattttaaatcaaatcgcataacatagatcgtttgggaactgcgtttttaaaaattgcgatttgaaaacgcagaaaatctgctttttcaaatcgcaaataagatggtgcttttttgaaaatgcaagattttaaaggtaaattcgtgattttaaagg carries:
- the LOC133864026 gene encoding ras-related protein Rab2BV-like, which translates into the protein MAYKVDQEYDYLFKIVLIGDSGVGKSNILSRFTRNEFCLESKSTIGVEFATRTLQVEGKTVKAQIWDTAGQERYRAITSAYYRGAVGALLVYDITKRQTFDNVKRWLRELRDHADSNIVIMLAGNKADLNHLRALPAEDAQILAEKEGLSFLETSALEAINIDKAFQAILLDIYHIISRKALAAQEAASSTALPHGTTINVSNLSGIRNKATCCTTN